From Priestia filamentosa, a single genomic window includes:
- the xylB gene encoding xylulokinase: MKYVIGIDIGTSAVKTILVNEQGEVCGEVSKSYPLIQEKAGYNEQNPEDWVRQTIQALAELVSICQVQVNNIEGISYSGQMHGLVLLDQNQCVLRNAILWNDTRTTSQCRNIEEVFGEQLLEITKNRVLEGFTLPKILWVKEHEPEIFEKAALFLLPKDYVRFRMTGTINSEFSDAAGTLLLHVTRKKWDYDICKRFDIPTEICPPLVESHDCVGTLLPNIAEETGLSKKTKVFAGGADNACGAIGAGILSSGKTLCSIGTSGVILSYEEDKERDFKGKVHFFNHGKKDAFYTMGVTLAAGYSLNWFKETFSQNETFEQLLHGVESVPIGSNGLLYTPYLVGERTPHADSLIRGSFIGMDGSHKKENFVRAVMEGITFSLHESIKLFRKEGKTVDTIISIGGGAKNEIWLQMQADIFKAKVIKLESEQGPAMGAAMLATFGSGWFDSLEQCAEEFIRETSTFYPKESNVERYEALFNIYEEVYFKTKDLNAALAAFRDR, encoded by the coding sequence ATGAAATATGTAATTGGAATCGATATAGGAACGAGCGCTGTCAAAACGATTTTGGTTAATGAACAGGGAGAAGTTTGTGGAGAAGTTTCTAAAAGTTATCCACTTATTCAAGAGAAGGCAGGATACAATGAGCAAAATCCGGAAGACTGGGTGCGACAAACAATTCAGGCCTTGGCTGAGCTTGTTTCCATATGTCAAGTTCAAGTTAATAATATTGAAGGGATTAGTTATTCCGGGCAAATGCATGGACTAGTGTTGCTTGATCAAAATCAATGTGTGTTACGTAACGCGATATTATGGAATGATACAAGAACAACTTCTCAATGCAGGAATATAGAAGAGGTATTTGGAGAACAGTTGTTGGAGATTACCAAGAACCGTGTTCTAGAAGGTTTTACATTGCCTAAAATCTTATGGGTGAAGGAACATGAACCCGAAATCTTTGAAAAAGCAGCCCTTTTCCTGCTTCCTAAAGACTATGTAAGATTTAGGATGACAGGCACCATTAATAGCGAGTTTTCAGATGCAGCGGGAACTTTGCTATTACACGTAACACGGAAGAAATGGGACTATGATATCTGTAAACGCTTTGATATTCCTACAGAGATCTGTCCACCGCTTGTTGAATCACATGATTGTGTAGGAACGCTGCTTCCTAATATTGCAGAGGAGACAGGATTATCTAAAAAAACGAAAGTATTTGCAGGTGGAGCTGACAATGCATGTGGAGCCATTGGTGCTGGTATTCTCTCTTCAGGCAAAACGTTATGTAGCATTGGTACATCTGGGGTCATTCTTTCATATGAGGAAGATAAAGAAAGAGATTTTAAAGGAAAAGTTCACTTTTTTAACCATGGAAAGAAGGATGCGTTTTATACAATGGGGGTTACGCTTGCTGCAGGTTACAGTTTGAACTGGTTTAAAGAAACGTTCTCTCAAAATGAAACATTTGAGCAGTTGTTGCATGGAGTAGAATCTGTCCCAATTGGATCTAATGGACTGTTATATACCCCGTATCTAGTGGGAGAAAGGACTCCACATGCTGATTCTCTTATTCGAGGAAGCTTTATTGGAATGGATGGATCTCATAAAAAAGAGAACTTTGTAAGAGCAGTTATGGAAGGGATTACATTCTCTCTTCATGAGTCCATTAAGCTATTCCGGAAAGAAGGAAAAACAGTTGATACAATTATCTCAATTGGTGGCGGAGCCAAGAACGAAATATGGCTTCAGATGCAAGCTGATATTTTTAAGGCCAAAGTAATTAAGCTAGAAAGTGAACAAGGTCCGGCAATGGGAGCAGCCATGCTAGCTACTTTTGGAAGTGGATGGTTTGATTCACTTGAACAGTGTGCAGAAGAATTTATTAGAGAGACATCAACATTTTATCCTAAAGAATCGAATGTAGAGAGATATGAAGCTCTATTTAATATTTATGAAGAGGTTTATTTTAAAACAAAAGATTTAAATGCTGCATTAGCTGCATTTAGAGACCGATAA
- a CDS encoding glycoside hydrolase family 32 protein — protein MVIDQKLQKAEEAIKKTTQNINPRYRLGYHIMGEGNWINDPNGLVQYKGEYHVFYQHHPYDENWGPMHWGHVKSKDLVNWEYAPIALAPGDEYDRDGCFSGSAVNNNGELTLIYTGHNYINQEEDTFYQTQNIAVSTDGVVFEKVGQNPVIAHPPEDSAHHFRDPKVWKHNNQWYMVVGNSTKDQTGRVILYKSQDLRKWEYVGVLAQSDGTLGYMWECPDFFELGEKHILLISPQGIESKGDDYNNLFQTGYFVGEYDYEKNEYEKGEFLELDHGHDFYAAQTLVDEKGRRIVIGWMDMWESEMPTKQDGWCGALTIPRELTLGKNNAVSMNPIDEIVELREAKSVELENKSISDYHLAKENSSLLEIKAEFDLTDCKAESVGLTIKGVEEEEVVITYHIRDEKLSLDCSKMGKKEDGVRTTELVNDGKLTLRIFLDRSSIELFANDGMKTMTSRIYPNEERLGLMCFANKGEVNVKEFTYWKLKDIWK, from the coding sequence ATGGTAATAGATCAAAAACTTCAAAAAGCTGAAGAAGCTATTAAAAAAACAACACAAAACATAAATCCTCGGTATCGATTAGGCTATCATATTATGGGAGAAGGGAACTGGATCAATGACCCAAATGGTTTGGTTCAATATAAAGGAGAATATCACGTTTTTTATCAGCATCATCCATATGATGAAAACTGGGGCCCTATGCACTGGGGTCATGTAAAAAGTAAAGATTTAGTGAACTGGGAATATGCTCCGATTGCGTTAGCACCTGGCGATGAATACGATAGGGACGGTTGCTTTTCAGGAAGTGCTGTTAACAATAACGGAGAGCTAACCCTTATTTATACAGGTCACAATTATATTAATCAGGAGGAAGACACTTTTTATCAAACTCAAAATATTGCGGTGAGTACAGATGGAGTAGTATTCGAGAAAGTAGGTCAAAATCCTGTTATTGCTCATCCTCCTGAAGACAGTGCTCATCATTTCCGCGACCCGAAAGTATGGAAGCATAATAATCAATGGTATATGGTAGTTGGAAACTCAACAAAAGATCAAACTGGAAGAGTTATCTTATATAAATCTCAGGATTTAAGAAAATGGGAGTATGTTGGGGTTCTTGCTCAAAGTGATGGAACACTAGGATATATGTGGGAGTGTCCAGACTTTTTCGAGCTAGGGGAAAAGCATATCCTGTTAATTTCCCCACAAGGGATAGAATCTAAAGGAGACGATTATAATAATCTCTTTCAAACAGGCTATTTTGTTGGCGAATATGACTACGAAAAAAATGAGTACGAAAAAGGTGAGTTTCTAGAATTAGATCATGGCCACGATTTTTATGCCGCTCAAACGCTAGTAGATGAGAAAGGCCGTCGCATTGTGATTGGTTGGATGGATATGTGGGAAAGTGAAATGCCGACAAAACAAGACGGATGGTGTGGAGCATTAACCATTCCTCGAGAGCTAACGCTCGGAAAGAACAACGCCGTTTCTATGAATCCTATAGACGAGATAGTAGAGTTGCGTGAAGCAAAGAGTGTAGAACTTGAAAACAAGAGCATTTCAGATTATCATTTAGCAAAGGAAAACAGTAGTTTACTAGAGATAAAAGCAGAGTTTGATTTAACAGATTGTAAGGCAGAATCAGTTGGATTAACGATTAAAGGCGTCGAAGAAGAGGAAGTTGTGATTACCTATCATATTAGAGATGAAAAGCTTTCTCTGGATTGCTCGAAAATGGGCAAGAAGGAAGATGGGGTGAGAACAACAGAGCTTGTGAATGATGGGAAGCTTACACTGCGCATCTTCCTTGATCGATCTTCGATTGAACTGTTTGCAAACGATGGGATGAAAACGATGACAAGTCGTATATATCCAAACGAAGAAAGATTAGGCTTGATGTGCTTTGCAAACAAAGGTGAGGTAAACGTTAAAGAGTTTACGTATTGGAAATTGAAAGATATTTGGAAGTAG
- the xylA gene encoding xylose isomerase — protein MGQSYTNVGTYFGSVNKVFYEGKDSNNPLAFKYYNPEEIIGNKTMKEHLRFSVAYWHTFTADGTDPFGAATMQRSWDKYQGMDLAKVRVEAAFELFEKLGVPFFAFHDRDIAPEGNTLKETNENLNVIIAMIKEYMKTSNVKLLWNTANMFTHPRFVHGAATSCNADVFAYAAAQVKKGLETAKELGAENYVFWGGREGYETLLNTNLKLELDNLARFMHMAVDYAKEIGFTGQFLIEPKPKEPTTHQYDTDAATTIAFLKQYNLDKYFKLNLEANHATLAGHTFDHELRVARVHGLLGSVDANQGDPLLGWDTDEFPTDLYSTTLAMYEILQNGGLGCGGLNFDAKVRRGSFELEDLVYSHVAGMDAFARGLKVAHKLIEDRVFEDVIAERYHSFTEGIGLDIVEGRANFHTLEQYALNNNSIQNKSGRQERLKAILNQYILEV, from the coding sequence ATGGGTCAATCTTATACTAATGTAGGAACTTATTTTGGAAGCGTAAACAAAGTGTTTTATGAGGGAAAAGATTCTAACAATCCTCTAGCATTTAAGTACTACAATCCAGAAGAAATCATAGGAAATAAAACGATGAAAGAACACTTGAGATTTTCGGTAGCTTACTGGCATACATTTACGGCTGATGGAACAGATCCTTTTGGAGCTGCAACAATGCAAAGATCATGGGACAAGTATCAAGGAATGGACTTAGCTAAGGTAAGGGTAGAAGCTGCATTTGAACTTTTTGAAAAATTAGGGGTGCCTTTCTTTGCTTTCCATGATCGGGATATTGCCCCAGAAGGAAATACGTTAAAAGAGACAAATGAAAATTTAAATGTAATTATTGCTATGATAAAAGAGTACATGAAAACAAGTAATGTAAAATTATTATGGAATACAGCTAATATGTTTACTCATCCTCGTTTTGTTCATGGAGCAGCTACTTCTTGTAATGCAGATGTATTTGCATATGCAGCAGCTCAAGTGAAGAAAGGATTAGAAACAGCGAAAGAGCTTGGAGCTGAAAACTATGTATTTTGGGGAGGACGTGAAGGCTACGAAACATTATTAAACACAAATTTAAAATTAGAGTTGGACAATCTAGCTCGATTCATGCATATGGCGGTTGACTATGCAAAAGAAATTGGATTTACGGGACAATTTTTGATTGAACCAAAACCGAAGGAACCAACTACACATCAATACGATACAGATGCAGCTACAACAATTGCTTTTCTAAAACAGTATAATTTAGACAAATATTTTAAGTTGAATCTTGAAGCTAATCATGCGACTTTAGCTGGCCATACATTTGATCATGAGTTAAGGGTAGCTCGAGTCCACGGTCTGTTAGGTTCTGTTGACGCTAATCAGGGAGATCCTCTTTTAGGGTGGGATACAGATGAGTTTCCAACCGATTTATATTCTACAACATTAGCCATGTATGAAATTTTGCAAAATGGAGGATTAGGTTGTGGAGGATTGAACTTTGATGCCAAAGTACGCAGAGGATCTTTTGAGTTAGAGGACTTAGTATACTCTCATGTTGCTGGAATGGACGCATTTGCAAGGGGGTTAAAAGTTGCTCATAAATTAATTGAAGACCGCGTATTTGAAGATGTTATCGCAGAACGTTATCATAGCTTCACGGAAGGGATTGGACTAGATATTGTGGAAGGAAGAGCAAATTTTCATACCCTTGAGCAGTACGCTCTAAATAATAACTCAATTCAAAACAAATCTGGAAGACAAGAACGGTTGAAAGCCATCCTAAATCAATATATTTTAGAAGTTTAA
- a CDS encoding ROK family transcriptional regulator → METTDKYTIRKQNELVILEEIIKSGPLSRAELAKICGLNKATVSEIVKTLIDRKLVTETGIGTSTQAGGRRPIILQFIAKAGISISIDVGYNYIAFMLTYLDGSIIQEHYQENIKIDRHNVCNSILDIYRLCKEQAPPTEYGIIGIAIAIHGVTLDNEIIFTPYYDLNKLNLVEIIEKETGIPVLIENEANLSAIAELAYHSHFSNLVSISIHSGIGAGIILDKELHYGKNGYAGEIGHTILFPGGKACPCGNRGCLEQYYSEKAILERFSLLNWEGHQSSFHQIAQAVEQNNEETIKLLKETAKYISIAINNVNNTYNPDVIFLNSELIRTIPSLLETIKEELTCFMIDDIEVTSSSLGNRAILIGATYLNIQHFLGIKSLYFSKEQIYNN, encoded by the coding sequence ATGGAAACAACAGATAAATATACGATACGGAAACAAAATGAACTAGTTATTCTCGAAGAAATTATTAAAAGTGGCCCCCTCTCACGTGCAGAATTAGCAAAAATATGTGGTTTAAATAAGGCGACTGTTTCGGAGATTGTAAAAACCTTAATTGATCGGAAACTTGTTACGGAAACAGGCATTGGAACAAGTACACAAGCTGGTGGAAGAAGACCCATTATTCTTCAGTTTATTGCGAAGGCTGGAATATCCATTAGTATTGACGTTGGGTATAATTATATTGCTTTCATGCTTACTTATCTTGATGGTTCTATTATACAAGAGCACTATCAAGAAAATATTAAAATAGATAGACATAACGTTTGTAACTCTATTCTAGATATATATCGACTTTGCAAAGAACAAGCTCCTCCTACTGAATACGGCATAATTGGAATAGCAATAGCAATCCATGGTGTAACCTTGGACAATGAGATCATTTTCACTCCTTATTATGATCTGAATAAACTTAATTTAGTAGAGATCATTGAAAAAGAAACAGGTATCCCAGTCCTAATTGAGAATGAAGCGAACCTCTCAGCAATTGCCGAATTAGCCTATCATTCACATTTCTCCAATTTAGTTAGCATTAGTATCCACTCTGGAATTGGCGCAGGTATCATACTAGATAAAGAATTGCACTATGGAAAAAATGGTTATGCCGGAGAAATTGGACATACTATTCTATTTCCAGGTGGAAAAGCATGTCCATGTGGGAATAGAGGGTGCCTTGAGCAATACTATTCCGAAAAAGCTATCTTAGAACGCTTCAGCTTACTAAATTGGGAAGGACACCAATCTTCCTTTCATCAAATAGCTCAAGCTGTTGAACAAAACAATGAAGAAACAATTAAGTTGTTAAAAGAAACAGCTAAATATATTTCAATCGCTATTAATAATGTTAATAATACGTATAATCCTGATGTTATTTTCCTTAATAGTGAATTGATTCGTACAATACCTTCATTGTTAGAAACAATAAAAGAAGAATTAACATGCTTTATGATTGACGACATAGAAGTAACCTCTTCTTCCCTAGGAAATCGAGCAATTTTAATTGGAGCAACTTATTTAAATATTCAACACTTCCTTGGCATTAAAAGTTTATATTTCTCTAAGGAACAAATTTATAATAATTAA
- a CDS encoding PLP-dependent aminotransferase family protein, with protein MLSKTSIPKYEKIMRYIKEKISNGEWPIGSKIPSQRQLAKEFNVNRSTVITALEELIADGLLEAQTGVGTIVTNNTWNLLSSSLNWNTHVEAGMLKQSRSTVQEINNSESQQQFIQLSKGELSSDMFPLQKMKDIINKVSNHITPFGYEEPRGYLPLRKAVSAYLHKMNVNVSPSSILIVSGALQALQLVSIGLLQKGSTILLEKPSYLYSLRIFQSAGINLTGMPLAHEGLLAQHLEHVKKKRKEAVLYTNPCFHNPTGTLMSEKRRKSIIETCTKHQIPIIEDDIYRELWFEKAPPLPLKSLDQTGHVLYVGSLSKTLTPGLRIGWIAAPEPVINRLADIKMQIDYGSSSLSQRVAAEWFQSGLYVEHVKKVRENLLERKNVALKLIKQHLEGLATWEEPQGGFFIWIHLLSPISMKSLYARARTQGIILNPGHIYHEQSSRYIRLSYAYASMQDLEIGIRKLGLLIRSLS; from the coding sequence ATGTTAAGTAAAACAAGCATTCCTAAGTATGAAAAAATTATGAGGTATATAAAAGAAAAAATTTCAAATGGTGAATGGCCTATTGGAAGTAAAATCCCTAGTCAACGTCAGTTAGCGAAAGAATTTAATGTGAATAGAAGTACAGTTATTACAGCATTAGAAGAGTTAATCGCGGATGGTCTACTCGAAGCACAAACGGGTGTAGGAACCATTGTAACAAACAATACATGGAATCTTCTATCTTCCTCTCTTAATTGGAATACACATGTAGAAGCAGGAATGCTGAAACAAAGCAGATCAACAGTCCAAGAAATCAACAACTCAGAGTCACAACAGCAGTTTATCCAACTGAGTAAAGGTGAACTTTCAAGTGACATGTTTCCCCTTCAGAAAATGAAAGATATTATAAATAAAGTCTCTAATCATATAACTCCTTTCGGCTATGAAGAACCACGAGGATATTTACCGTTACGAAAAGCAGTGAGCGCTTATTTACATAAAATGAATGTTAATGTCTCTCCCTCTTCAATCTTAATTGTCTCAGGAGCCCTTCAAGCTCTTCAACTTGTCTCCATTGGACTTTTACAAAAAGGATCGACAATTCTCTTAGAAAAACCTTCTTACCTTTACTCTCTTCGTATTTTTCAGTCAGCGGGGATAAATCTGACGGGAATGCCTTTAGCTCATGAAGGCCTTCTCGCCCAGCATCTAGAGCATGTTAAAAAGAAAAGGAAAGAAGCTGTTCTATATACAAATCCTTGTTTTCATAATCCAACTGGAACATTAATGTCTGAGAAACGACGCAAAAGTATTATCGAAACGTGTACAAAACATCAAATTCCTATTATTGAAGACGATATTTATAGAGAACTATGGTTTGAAAAAGCCCCTCCTTTACCATTGAAATCTTTAGATCAAACAGGTCATGTTTTATATGTTGGCAGTTTATCCAAAACATTAACGCCTGGTTTACGAATTGGTTGGATAGCAGCACCAGAACCTGTTATTAACCGACTTGCAGATATAAAAATGCAAATTGACTATGGTTCTAGCTCTCTTTCTCAACGAGTTGCGGCCGAATGGTTTCAAAGTGGGTTATATGTGGAGCATGTTAAAAAAGTAAGGGAGAATCTTTTGGAAAGAAAGAATGTAGCTTTAAAGCTTATTAAACAGCATTTAGAAGGACTTGCAACATGGGAAGAACCTCAAGGAGGATTTTTTATTTGGATTCATCTTCTTTCCCCAATTTCTATGAAAAGTCTTTATGCACGTGCTCGTACACAAGGAATAATATTAAATCCTGGCCATATTTATCATGAACAATCTAGTCGTTATATACGACTCTCTTATGCATATGCTTCAATGCAAGACTTAGAGATTGGAATTAGGAAATTAGGTTTGTTGATTAGAAGTTTATCTTAG
- a CDS encoding DMT family transporter has protein sequence MRNWTVFLLVSYVSIIFFGGSSFPAIRFALHSYTPESLALFRLLIASSFLVIIAIVLRIGLPNMRDIPMLVLLGCLGFSAYHLFLNKGETTVGGGIASLLVSTTPIFSLILEQLFLRRKWEGRKWLGALVSFFGIAFISFNHDSLSYSIIGITFILLAAFSESLYFVFQTHYLQKYGMLAFVTYSIWGGTIGMLWFFPRLLIEIEEASFSSTLAVTYLGLFPSVLPYFALAYITLKVGASEATASLYLVPIVAVILSGIWLDEKITLLSGGGGVITFLGLFLIHGKQQMSRAKDNMNF, from the coding sequence TTGAGAAACTGGACAGTATTTTTACTTGTTTCATATGTATCTATCATCTTTTTTGGGGGGTCTTCTTTTCCAGCTATTCGTTTTGCCCTACATTCTTATACTCCTGAAAGTCTAGCTCTTTTTCGGCTACTTATTGCTTCAAGCTTTCTAGTGATTATAGCTATTGTACTGCGCATAGGTCTACCAAATATGAGAGATATTCCTATGTTAGTACTTTTAGGATGCTTAGGTTTTTCAGCTTATCATCTTTTTTTAAATAAGGGAGAAACAACCGTAGGTGGAGGGATTGCTAGTTTACTTGTGTCTACTACACCAATATTTTCACTTATATTAGAACAATTATTTTTGAGAAGAAAATGGGAGGGGAGAAAATGGTTAGGAGCTCTTGTTAGTTTCTTTGGAATTGCTTTTATCTCATTTAACCATGATTCACTTTCCTACTCTATCATTGGAATCACATTTATCCTTCTCGCTGCCTTTTCGGAAAGCTTATATTTTGTTTTCCAAACTCATTACTTACAAAAGTATGGAATGTTAGCTTTTGTGACTTATTCGATATGGGGAGGAACAATCGGGATGCTTTGGTTTTTTCCACGCCTGTTAATAGAGATAGAAGAAGCTTCTTTTTCATCTACTTTAGCTGTGACGTATTTAGGACTTTTCCCCTCTGTTTTACCTTATTTCGCTTTAGCTTATATAACCTTAAAAGTAGGGGCGTCAGAAGCCACAGCTTCGCTTTATCTTGTACCAATTGTAGCTGTCATTTTATCAGGAATATGGCTTGACGAAAAGATTACTTTACTTAGTGGAGGAGGTGGAGTAATTACATTTTTAGGACTTTTTCTGATTCATGGGAAGCAACAAATGTCACGAGCGAAAGATAATATGAATTTTTAA
- a CDS encoding carbohydrate kinase family protein: MSKIFCIGETLIDFIPVQKEKSLKEVVGFERVAGGAPMNVAIAAAKYGCEAVMLTKMANDHFGDHIMDVLQKANVDTSYIVRSDEGETGLAFVSVDGFGERTFNFYRQNAADLLFSEEEIDGEWFSGEDFLHFCSVDLVDSPMKIAHKKAIKEMKEKGGIISFDPNVRLPLWPDEESCRKAIIEFLPLSHIVKISDEELSFITGIEDEEDEEAGIKALFTGDVKVVVYTKGKHGASIHFENGETYEGKGFKVTVADTTGAGDAFIGGFLSELSQHEITSENLVEQVRAHHEELLTFANASGALTASVKGAIQSAPGKDHVLRFIETRKTEA, translated from the coding sequence ATGAGCAAAATTTTTTGTATTGGTGAAACATTAATTGATTTTATTCCCGTTCAAAAGGAAAAAAGTTTAAAAGAAGTAGTTGGCTTTGAACGTGTAGCAGGCGGAGCGCCAATGAATGTTGCAATTGCAGCGGCAAAGTACGGCTGTGAAGCTGTTATGCTAACAAAAATGGCAAATGATCATTTTGGGGATCATATTATGGATGTTTTACAAAAAGCAAATGTTGATACGTCCTATATTGTTCGATCAGATGAAGGCGAAACAGGTCTTGCTTTTGTTTCAGTAGACGGATTTGGTGAGAGAACATTCAACTTTTATCGTCAAAACGCAGCTGACCTTCTTTTTTCAGAAGAGGAAATCGATGGAGAGTGGTTTAGTGGAGAAGACTTTCTTCATTTTTGCTCTGTGGACTTAGTTGACAGTCCAATGAAAATTGCGCACAAAAAAGCAATCAAGGAAATGAAGGAAAAGGGTGGAATCATTAGTTTTGATCCAAACGTGCGCCTTCCATTATGGCCTGATGAAGAAAGCTGCCGTAAAGCAATTATAGAATTTTTACCGCTTTCTCATATTGTTAAAATATCGGATGAAGAACTTTCGTTTATTACAGGCATAGAGGATGAAGAAGATGAAGAAGCGGGCATTAAGGCGCTTTTCACAGGAGATGTAAAAGTTGTTGTCTATACAAAAGGTAAACACGGCGCTTCCATTCATTTTGAAAATGGCGAAACGTATGAAGGAAAAGGATTTAAAGTAACTGTTGCTGATACAACAGGTGCTGGAGATGCTTTTATTGGCGGCTTTTTATCAGAGCTTTCACAGCATGAGATTACAAGTGAGAACTTGGTTGAACAAGTAAGAGCACATCATGAGGAGCTTCTTACTTTCGCAAATGCAAGCGGAGCGTTAACGGCATCAGTTAAAGGAGCGATTCAATCTGCTCCAGGAAAAGATCATGTATTAAGATTTATTGAAACACGGAAAACAGAGGCATAG
- the xylE gene encoding D-xylose transporter XylE produces MKQKRNSLYIFSITLVAAIGGLLFGYDTAVISGTEKSIEAYLIEPLGLGSLAHGATISSALIGCIIGGIVSGYFASNFGRKYSLIVAAVLFLLSALGSAYPEFLFFTKGEPSLPLLLMFNLYRIIGGIGVGLASAIVPMYIGEIAPADIRGRLVSFNQFMIIFGMLVVYFVNWGIANGQSLEWINNIGWRYMFASEIVPAFLFCVFLLFVPETPRYLAIKNQDDKALNILTKINGSLEAEAILSEIKQTVKVSINSEKLFAYGKLVIVVGIMLSVFQQFVGINVALYYAPRIFESMGAAKDASMLQTIVMGLVNVIFTIVAILTVDKWGRKPLLTIGSIGMAIGMFGVAGMAFLNIIGISTLIFIIIYTAAFMLSWGPICWVLISEIFPNRIRGQAVAIAVAAQWAANYLISSTYPMMMEYSSGLTYGFYGLMSVFSALFVWKFVPETKGKTLEQMENEWKQTKVDHHEVV; encoded by the coding sequence ATGAAACAAAAGCGAAACTCACTTTATATTTTTTCAATTACGCTCGTAGCTGCTATCGGTGGTTTGCTTTTCGGTTATGATACTGCTGTAATATCTGGAACTGAAAAATCAATAGAAGCCTATTTAATAGAACCTTTAGGTTTAGGATCGCTAGCACATGGAGCAACAATTTCTAGTGCATTAATTGGTTGTATCATTGGCGGTATAGTATCCGGTTATTTTGCATCAAATTTTGGACGTAAATATTCTCTTATTGTCGCAGCTGTCCTTTTTCTTCTATCAGCTTTAGGGTCTGCTTATCCTGAGTTCTTATTTTTTACAAAGGGAGAACCATCCCTTCCTCTATTACTTATGTTTAATTTATATCGTATTATAGGGGGAATCGGTGTCGGCTTAGCCTCGGCTATTGTGCCAATGTATATAGGAGAGATTGCACCTGCAGATATTCGTGGCCGATTAGTATCATTCAACCAATTTATGATTATTTTTGGGATGCTAGTCGTTTATTTTGTTAACTGGGGGATTGCTAATGGGCAGTCATTAGAATGGATAAATAACATAGGGTGGAGATATATGTTCGCTTCAGAAATAGTTCCAGCCTTCTTATTTTGTGTATTTCTACTTTTTGTACCAGAAACACCTCGATATCTAGCAATTAAAAACCAAGATGATAAAGCATTAAATATTCTTACTAAAATTAATGGCTCTTTAGAAGCGGAAGCCATTTTAAGTGAAATTAAGCAAACCGTAAAAGTAAGTATCAATTCTGAAAAGCTTTTTGCTTACGGGAAATTAGTGATTGTGGTAGGAATCATGCTCTCAGTATTTCAGCAATTTGTCGGTATAAATGTTGCTCTGTATTATGCACCACGTATTTTTGAAAGCATGGGAGCTGCAAAAGATGCTTCGATGTTACAGACCATTGTTATGGGATTAGTCAATGTTATCTTTACCATTGTTGCTATTTTAACAGTTGATAAGTGGGGACGTAAACCATTACTAACAATAGGATCCATTGGTATGGCGATTGGAATGTTTGGTGTGGCAGGAATGGCTTTTCTAAATATTATTGGCATTAGCACTTTAATTTTTATTATTATCTACACAGCTGCTTTTATGTTGTCGTGGGGGCCGATATGTTGGGTGTTAATTTCTGAGATTTTCCCTAATAGAATTCGTGGACAGGCCGTTGCGATTGCAGTAGCTGCTCAATGGGCTGCTAACTATCTAATCTCATCTACTTATCCAATGATGATGGAATATAGCAGCGGCTTAACTTATGGTTTCTATGGGCTAATGAGTGTATTTTCCGCTCTATTTGTTTGGAAGTTTGTCCCTGAAACAAAAGGGAAGACGCTTGAACAAATGGAGAATGAATGGAAACAAACTAAAGTTGATCATCATGAAGTAGTATAA